The following nucleotide sequence is from Osmia lignaria lignaria isolate PbOS001 chromosome 16, iyOsmLign1, whole genome shotgun sequence.
AGATCCATGTCGTTGGTCGATATGTACATCGACAATTCGGAACCGAGCGAAAACGTCGGTCAAATTCACTTCAGCCTGGAATACGACTTTCAGAATACTACGCTTATCCTTCGTATCATACAGGTCGGTTCCGATTTCCCCGCCGATCTTCGCCACGTAACGAACGGACGCGTTTCAACCTAGCTTCCGATCCGTTTCAGGGTAAAGATTTGCCGGCCAAGGATTTATCCGGGACATCGGACCCTTACGTTCGCGTCACTTTATTGCCGGATAAGAAGCATCGGCTAGAAACGAAAATCAAGAGGCGCACCCTTAATCCTCGATGGAACGAAACGTTTTACTTCGAAGGTaagaaaagtagaaaatctGGAGGAGCAAGTGTGCAGTAACGATCAAGTATACTGCAACGTATCGTTCGGCACGgcgtttatttttttctatcgtCATAGGTTTCCCGATACAGAAGCTGCAAAGCAGGGTGCTGCATTTACACGTGTTCGATTACGATCGGTTCTCGAGGGACGACTCGATCGGTGAAATGTTTCTTCCGCTTTGTCAGGTAATTTCGAATCGTAAAGTCACTTACCTTCGGCCAGGTAGCTAACTGGTGGCGCGATGATCCTAGGTCGATTTCTCGGAGAAGCCCTCGTTTTGGAAAGCTCTGAAACCGCCGGCAAAGGACAAGTGCGGGGAACTGTTGTGCTCGTTGTGCTACCACCCCAGCAACTCCATCCTGACGCTGACGTTGCTGAAGGCGAGAAACCTGAAAGCGAAAGACATCAATGGAAAATCAGGTATGTTAATCGGAATCGAAAGAAATACACGTACGTTCAGTCGAAGGAACCAGATGAAACGATTGACCTTGTCGGTTCTTCGAACACCTTCAGATCCGTACGTGAAGGTGTGGTTGCAATTCGGCGACAAGAGGATCGAGAAACGAAAGACCCCGATATTCAAGTGCACCCTGAACCCGGTGTTCAACGAGGTATTCTCGTTCAATGTTCCCTGGGAGAAGATCCGCGAGTGCTCGTTGGACGTGATGGTGATGGACTTTGACAACATCGGCCGTAACGAGCTGATCGGACGGATTCAGTTAGCTGGTAAGAGGCGGCTTCTTAGAATGCATTTTTGGGCTAAAGATACGATCGATGACGCATCGATCGGTTGGATTTCAGGGAAAAACGGTAGCGGCGCGAGCGAGACTAAACACTGGCAAGACATGATCACGAAACCTCGGCAAACCATCGTACAGTGGCATCGACTGAAGCCGGAGTAAAAGGTTCCGATCGCGAGTATCGGAAATCGTCGATCCAACCCAGACCAGTAGCCATTCAGTTTCACAGTGTTCTCGAGTTTGACGCCGAGCATCGAGGATGATGATGGTTTCTCGATATCGCCGACCGTTTCGATTCCCATTTACTTCTAACGATTAGTCAAGAATCGCGTCGAACGCGTCGAGAACCCGTGTATTCAATCTTGTTCTCAAACCTTTCTATTACCTCCGTTTCTTTTTCCCCGCGAGTTTCTTTCGGATCGGGGCGTACGATCGATCCCTTTGATCGATCTCTGATTATTCCTGACGCGACGATACTACGCTAACCAGCAAATGTATTTCCGTTTCTTCGTACGTTTTCGTTGAAATTCTGCTAATCGCTCTTCTCGCACGccccgttcgttcgttcgttcgttcgttttccctttcttttcccAGTTTCCGCGCAACAACGACTCGCGTGGAATCGCGTGGTTTCGAGCGACCAAGACGCTCGAGCGCGGCTGGCCGGTCGGCCGATCGACGTTACTTTCGAAACATCATTGACATTTACATCGAACGTTATTTTTATGACCGTTTTTGCACGAGTAACTTACGTACCGAGTACGTAATACCGTTGCTTGGGATACCTGTTGACGCGATTCAGCGTTTTCCCCCCGTTACCCGTTGCCCGTTACCCGTTATCCGTGGTGTCGTCCGGTGTCTAACGATTCCGTCGTTCGTTCCCGCGAATGCGAACAAAGTCGCGGCAGAGTATCGATTGGCTCTCCTTTCTTTtcacttccttctttctttccctcaCCATCCCTCGTTGCACTTGTTCGATTCCGTAGACGATCCCCTTACCCTGTCCGTATCATGAGGTCTACGGTTTCAAAGAattcttttaacaattattcGTCGACAACGTTTCGACGAGCGATCGGAACGGGACACCGGGGACGTAATGTTGAATTCTTACTAGTAGAAGAAAAACAGCGACAAAAAGCAGCGATATTTTTGACGGAATTTTTGTATCGACATAGTCGGAGATCTTTTGAAAGCGATGAAAATTGTGATCGGTGTTACACCTTCAATTAATCTTAAGCGTTACATTCAATAGTTTGCTGTTGTTGACGATAACGTAGAACGATCCGCCGTGATCGTATTCAGACGACGATTCGCAGATTTTTGCATATATGCGTATACATCACACGTGCAAAACATTACATGAACAAAcggatacatatatatatatatatatatatacacacacacacacattggTGCTCGAGGTGTGCGTGTGCGTGTACATGTAAGTTCGAAATAAGAACAAGTCGGCACGCAATTGGCAGAAGTTAACGAGACGTCTGCGTGCGTTCGCGCCTCGACAATGACGCAGGAATATTTTTAACTTCTGTTCGACGATTTAATCAAGTTATTCACTCGCGAAAGAAGTGGCGAGAACGCGTATTCGAGCCACCCACCCTCGTCCGATGTTGTTTGCCGCGTCGCGTTGCGTCGCGACGCGGCGAACCGTGCACGAGAATCTTCAACACGAAAACACACGCAACATACACTGTTGAAAATACATCTGCACGTACACGCATCGTATATGTGTGCACGTAATTATCGAGTagcacaaagaaaaaaaaaagcaacaaaAAAACCAAAAAACGTGTAGACTAACGTTTGTATATCGTAGCCTGTGTATTATATACCGTTGTACGCGAAACTTTAAACGAAACCAGACGTTTCGATTTCGCGTAAATTCGATTCAAACGAACGAAACgtcatcgaatcgaatcgattagAGTGACGAAGGATATATGTGGGTAGAGTTTAGAGTCGCGATCAAACGATTCACGTTGGAATTCACGCGTTAGATCCCCATCGTGCGGTCGTCCGCGAAAGGATTGGAATTAGAGGGACGACGAGGTTTAAGGAaaacagaaaatagaaaaaaaagtgcCAAAACCTAAACGTAAACAGCGAAGAGAAACGtaaacgagacgagacgagacgagacgagacgaaagACGAAAGACGAAACGAAAGTTTTCATCGTCGAGCATTATTTGTTCGATCGTTTATATAGGCGCGTGCCCGGACGTGATCGCGGACGCTGATCGGTACGATCGGTGAAAGCACGTTTCTCCGTATAAAATACCGTGTAGTTATTACGTACTATGCATATCCGATGGTGATAATCGAACGCCAGAGATTCGTGAAGTTGTTCGAGCAACCGATTCATTCAACTACGAAAGTTTGGCGGTTTAACGCGTTCCGTCGCGTACAGCTGGAACGCGCGTTTATTCTAAAgagaaaacgagaaaacgatatatataaaaaaaaaaaaaaaaaaaaaaaaagataaaacaaCTCGTAGAGTCAAACGATTCGTTGAGATACGTAGTAGTGTGTATACAGCTAAGTACGCGTTAGTTCGAACTGGATGCGAATTGGGCCTTATACCATGGATTACCTCAATCGTAAGCAGCTTGCGAGACAAGTTTCAGTCTGCGATAACGATATAGCGAGCGTTAAGATTTTAATTAGGCGCGGGAACACTTTGCTGCTCTACGTTTACGAGCTTAGCGAGCCAACTCGTTTACCAAGTCCGAGTTACGGATTCCGCCGATCGGTCGATCGTGTCAAATCTTTCGCTCTCCTATCTTctcattctttctctttctctttctctaaaTCTCTTTCATCGAAAACTCAGGAGATGGCGAAGAGCGACGGAGAAGGGAGGAAAGCGGGTCGAGTCCATCTGGTGAATTCAACTCGGACGGAAACAAATGATATAGTGAGAGATGAGAATTTAGGCAAGTTTGAACGCGTGTCGAACGGTGAAGAGATAGAGGGCAGAAAACGTAGGAAAATACAATTAGTTAGAAAATGTAGCCGACATAAAGTGGTGCGGCGTTCGCTTACTGGATACGCGATAGAGCCGCTCGAACGATTTGCCTGGAAAGGGAacaaaacaagaaaagaaaaatgataaaagggTGCTTTTTTTTCTCATAATGTCGCGTTCAGACTGTTGGAAAACGGGAGGAAAAATGGTATGGTCGGGAGACGGGAAAAGTGGTAGCAGGCGGGAAGGGAAAAGGAAAACGAAACAAGGTGGAACGAGAGGGTGGAGGAGGTGGTTGTGGAGGGTAGAGGGTGGAGAGAGGAGGGACGGTTCAGGGCGATCGATCGTTAGTTGGTTGGTTCGGTGGTACGTGTAAGTCGAGACAGCTCTGACGCGTATCCGGCCCTCGTAGCGCGCAACACTATATATTTTTTAGCTTCGTATTGCATACGCGTTCGTTAAATTTGGATGGTGCCGGGTGAATGGATCGAATCTCAAATTCCACGTATTCGCGAATGTTGAACGAAAGTGAAAGAAAGCGGGCAAGCGTGTTCGCGTTTTCCGGCTGCAGCAACAGCGGTTGCTGGTTGCTGGTTGCTCGTTGTCGCGGATCGTTACGAGATCCGCGTACCAGCCCCGTCGCTCGCGACCGCTTCGACGCTCTATCGTTTCCGTGTCGTAGTTATTCCCTGTTGTATCCCGAACCTCTTACCCACCCCCGCCCACCTCCTACCCTCTAGGTAGACCGCGAACAAACACCCTCCTTATATCCCCCTTTTCATCCATACCTAACCCGTCGAAGCGCATCAATTAACTCTTTGCCGCTTAGCCGTAAGCTCGATATCGCTGTGTGTTTCCTTCGAGATATCGTTTTACGTTTACGAACAAATCGAACAGATGCATTTATTATTTCCAGAATATCGCTTGATGCTCGAGATACGTTGTATATCCGAATAAAGAGAATTTCGTTTGGAAAGCACTCGTCGTATCGGTTTATTTCTGTTAATTGCTGAAACGGTACGAATCAGAAAGCAGAACTAATGAATCATGAGGACATGCCTATAACGTTGGTACGTTCGAGGAGCCGAACGACGGTCGATACCAATTTATAAGAGATCCTTTTCATCGAAAGCCGGGTCTTGATACCCGCCGTGTTCAATGCCAGCTGATACAGGTCGGCGTAATACTGCGAAATCAGAATTCGAATAGAAACTAAGGGAACGGTaagaaaaatcaaatgattTACCTCGCCGGTGCTTTGGTCGTCGTACGGTAAGTCGGAAAACTCGGGACTGACCTCGGTGCAACGGACGCGCATGGTTCGCGATGGCGTTACCAAAAGCGTCTGATTGGTaagcttttaaaaaattcaacgaGAATTAACAGTCGACGAGATTGAATCGCGGGAATCGGAATCGGATGAATTACCTCTTTAGCCACGCAACCGTGCATCTCCTTGAACTGCAAAACTATCTGTCGAAAATCACGAGTCGCGTTCCATCGTGACCAGGCGAAGGTATACGTGGTGGAAAGAATCGCCATACATTGCCGCAGATGGTTCTCCGCGGCCGGATGTTTCGTATTGATTCCCGTTAGATAAGCAACCGCGTCTCGATCCGGGAAAAGATCGCATCCGAGTTGTTGCAGTCGCTGCGAGTCGCTCTCCGTCGATTAAATGACAACGCGGAGAGAATAACGTGATTACGTACCTCGATCAGCCGTTCTAACTCGTCGTATTCACCGAGGATTCCTTTCAGAGGATTATTCGCGTGGCCGGTCAGCGAGTTTAAACAGACTCGATCTTCCTAGAGGAGCAAACGTGCAGGACAAAAGTAATAAAAGGTTTGTACCGATGGAAAAAGGGATAGAAAATAAATGCGAAGTACCCTGATCACGAATTCGGCCTGTACAGTGGCCGCGGTTATTCCAAGCACCACCCCGCCGTAATCGCGGCCGCTCTTTCCTGATTCCGGTTTCATTTCCCAGCTCTGAAAGGgaagattagaaaatttatagGCGGCCAACCCGTGAACGCCCAACCTTCCGCTCCTAAACGCGATCGTCTGTTGCTCCTCGTTGAATTTCACGTCGTGAACGTGCTTCGTTGACCAGATTTCCTTTTCCGGTATCCACTGGGCGATCAACGGTGGTTCGAACCAGAGAATCGAACTGGGTAATCTGTAGTATAAAATCGAATTGTAAAGTTGCATTCGATAGAAGCGATTCGATAGAAGTATTAGACCTAAGTGTGATCAAAACCAGCGCCTCCATCGCTGCTTCCAGCGCTTTCATTTCTGCCTCGATTACTTCCGGTGTCCTCTCCGAGTCAGGAGCCGGCTGCGGGGTCTCGTATCGTCTGGAGAACGCGACGAACTTGGGCTCCTTCGGCAACTCGACTGTAACGAACTCGAATCATCGTCCGGGATCGAGACTTCTTCCCCGCGACTACTCACGAGATGTTAGATAAGTTTCTTTCCCGAGGTCCTTCGGTTGCGGCGGTTGATAAAGAAGATCCACGCGAAACACTCCGCCGAGAATTCTGTATTTTCGCAAGTTCACTTCGGTCGTCTCGCATCGAGTGAACAATAATTTTCTAACTTCCAATCTGGCGTCGtctgtgaaataaaaaaagggtCGCCTAGCTTGTTATTAAAGAATCTCATCTTGTTCTTCTTACCTTCCCTCTCACGAATGATTTCGTTCGCGGTGGGCAAGTAAGGTAACAGTTCCGTTTTCAAAGGCAACAACGAGGCCGGTGACATCGCCTGATCCTTGCCAGGGGATCGAGGCGTTTTTTTTCTTCCCCGTTTATTACCCCGTTTAACTGGTGCAACCGGCGGCGGATTGACTATCCGCTCTAGGATCGCTTGTTTCTCCTCCAGCCGCAAGCGTCGCCCTTCCGCTTGCTCTTCCCATATACGAAGCTTCTCTTCGAGTTCCTTTCTCTCGAACTCGACGAGGTCTGAAACACAgtagaaaaaggaaaggatgTAGAAAAGTAGGGGAGAAGGGTAAACGATGACGTACCAGGGAAACTACCCCATAGCTCCAGCAAGCGATCAGGGAGCTGAGGAATTCGATAAGAGCGCGTTTCCATCGAATAATGATCGTAAGTTAGCCAGAGTCCTCTGATCGCCATGCGGTGGCAATCGACGTCCACCGGAAGCTTGATCGTCGCGTCCATCTCCGCGAACCGTATCTCGATCGACTTCCTATCGAGAAAAGGATCAATACGAAATCACGCCACCGGCGCTAATCGAAAGATATCATACTGTTCTTTGGCCGTGATGGGCCGTTTCAGTCCAACAGGCAAGATGATCGGTGCCCAGAAACAGCACACCGCGTTGTTCGTCGCGCGGACGTATCTGGTCGTCTTCGTGTCCTCTCTTATCATGTTCGCTTCGATGTTACGGAGCAGATGATAGCAAGCGAAATCTATCCACCTTTGTAGCCTCCTTCGCAGTTCGCTCGCGATCTGTCCTCAGGGAATCCCTATTTTAGTTTCTTTATATCTTCCGGCGAACGAAACTCGACACTTGCCTCTTTGTATTCCGCTTCGTACTTCTCCGTAACTGCGCTGGAAAACCCAGCGATCTCCTCCAGCTTACTCAACAGCTGAAACGATTCCGTTGATCGTCGTCGCGTATTGTTTGCAGGAAATATATCTATACTTACGCGGGTTATTACTCGACACCTTTCTTCCACAGTGTCCATGGTCGCCTCTTCTTCCTCCAACGACCAAAGGTAGACGAAGGCGTTGGTCTCGGACAAGGATCCGGGATCCGGTAGACCGTCGCAAGTCATGTAACGGGCCCACTGAAATATGTTTTCCATTGTAGAAAACGATGGGAGAAAGGCTTTTCTTTGGACCCGAGATACCAACGCGTTCCTGCTGTTCGAGGATCCGCTCGTACTCCGCGTACGCCTTGCGGTGCGACGAGAGGACACGGGCAGTTTGCTCCAGCTGCTTCAGTCGAATCGCCGCTTCCTCCGTCTCCAAACGCGGTTTCTCTTTCTCGTTGTACTCTTCCAACCGTATCTCCTCTCGCATATCCTTTATCATCCGATCCCTgggcgaaagaaaaagaaaatcgaggaaagccggaggaaacataattacagTTTCATCCTTAGTTACTTGATTTCAGGTTCTTCGACGTCCGTCGGAGTTCTCTCGGTTTTCTCGGACTTTCCTTTCGCCTTTGGCGAACCTTTCTcgcccttttttttcttcatcttcttgcCACGTTTCTTGGCCGCGACCGGGGTCGCTTTCTACACCGAAGCAGATTCGAATTCGAAAAGCTCGATCATATCGGGGAAACGGCCGCAGATTCGACGAGACTAGAAGATCTCGCAAGCGTCGTTAACCGAATCGTGCGACCGTTGAGGAGAACGGTGAAATAACCTGCCAATCTTGCCATTTTTCAACCTGAAAACATCCTCGAGAGTTGTTCGAAAAGAGGCGACAAGAAATGATATGCTTTTTCCTACCAAGGACAATACGCGATGCGGTTCGTCGATCGATTTGCTGCGATGCCTTCGCGCCGCTTTATCCTCCggctcctcctcctccttgtACTCCTCGTACGATAGCTCCGATATTTCCGAAGAAACGCGTCTTTCCTCCGCGAATTGTTCCTCGATCGGATCCCTGGAAAAGAGACCCGGACGCAATTTCTAATTCCGTCTGATCGGTCGATTCGAGCGAACCTCGAAAAATCTACCGCGCTCTTCGAGATCGAACGGCCGACAGATTTATCCGAATCTCTCTCGATCGGTTCGAGCGAGGAGGTTCGCGACGACGAGAACACCGACGACTTCGAATCGCGTTCTTTATCGGACAGGCTCATCTCGTTCAGAGACGTTTCGAAAGAAACAGGAATGCTGAACTTTCAGAAGAATTGTAAAACAAATGTCGAGCGTAGAAGAGCCgagtgtatatatgtatgtagtaGGCTTCGCTATAATCGTATCATGAAAGTTCGAAATAGAAGCAGACGTAAACGATATATAACAGacgataaataatgaataatcgaAAAACTTAACGCGAAGGAAGAGCGGATAATGAAGAAGGAAAGGTATTTTTGATAACGAGAGTGTGTGACGATATATCAATACATATTCAACAGGCGACCCTTTGACCCGGAATAATATTATCGGAAGGTCAATTACCATGTCATTTCCTGCGACGTATCGGTGTTTCAGTTCGTTCTTTCGTAGTTCGCTCGCGTTACATTTCGACGACAGAACGAAAAATATCGGTGACAAACGATAAGGAAAGTTGACTTTGAAAAAGATTTAACTGAGAGAAGATAAAACGCGATGTTTGTAAGTCTCCTGCGTCTATGAAAAGATTACAACGAAAAACAATTTATAATAGGATAATTTGCTTGCAGACAAGCAGCGCTAAAGATAAAAAGTCGAGAGACCTCGAAAAATCTTCGATAGCCGCGTTTTACGCGGGGAGAAGCATCTTCGTTACCGGCGCTACCGGTTTCTTGGGTAAGGTGTTGATTGAGAAGCTGCTCAGATCCTGTCCCGATGTGCGTGAGATATTTATGCTGATGCGTCCGAAGAATGGACTCTCCATTGATGATAGACTGAGAAAGATGCTTCAATTGCCCGTATGACGATAGATAATTGAACAAACGAATCGGTATACAACTCCTCTATGAtaaatctttctttctttctagcTGTTTGATAAATTACGGGAGGAGAAACCATCTAGCTTCGAGAAACTGATCCCTGTACTTGGCGATACTAGCCAAGAAGGGTTGGGTTTGCCCACGATCGAACGCCGGGTGATAACCGATCGAGTTTCCATCATTTTCCACGTAGCCGCGAACGTTCGATTCGACGAGAACTTGAAGAAGGACATCATTTCGAACACTCGTTCAACGAGAGACGTCTGCATACTTGCGGGATCTATGAAAAATCTGGTTGTAAGTAAAACTGAATTTTTCATTACTATTTTCTGTTCCATACCGATCTTCTGGGTGCTTGTTCCCGAAGGCGCTGCTACACGTTAGCTCGGCGTTCGCCCAAGCGGACAAGCCGGTGGTCGACGAGGTTGTCTACCCTCCCATCACCAATTGGAGGGACACTGTTAAGATGGTGGAAACCCTGGATGAACAGACTCTCCGAATCTTCTCCTCCAAGTGAGTCTTCTTCTCCGATTCGATTCGACTCGATCGACAATTCGAAACGAGTCGGTTTTCCTCTGATCGCAGATACCTGGGTTCGATGCCGAACACCTACACCTTCAGCAAGCGACTGGCGGAACAGGTGATCGACGACTACTCGAAGGACTTGCCCTGTGTGATCTTCCGGCCGTCGATAGGTAATTAACTTTGTGGTTGATTAGATAAATTTAGGGTAAGATTATGATACGCGTCGCAGTGGTGTCCACGTTGGAAGATCCCATGAGCGGCTGGTTGGATAACTTCAACGGACCCGTGGGGATGCTGATCGGTGGAGGAAAAGGACTATTGCGGGTGATCTGCGTCGATCCAACGGCGTCCAGCGACTATCTTCCGGTCGACGTGGCCATCAAGGCTATGTTGACTTGCGCCTGGAAACGGGGACTGCAAACGTACGGTAAACGTGAAATTGAATCGATACGGAATTTTACCTTTCAGATGCTTTCAGGATTACCAAAGATCCCAGCGTTCACGTGTACAACTGCACCTCCTATCAGGTCCGCCGGATCGTCATCCAAGAGTTGGTCTCGATGGGTCTGAGGATCAACGAAAAGATACCGTTGGAGGGAACAATTTGGTATCCCCGGACGCATCTAACATCGAATCGTTTCATCCATTACGTGATGACTTTGTTGGTTCATCTTCTGCCGGCTTTGGTGATCGACGGAGCGCTCAAGCTGTCGGGACGTAAACCGATGTGAGCGAAAACAATCGCTCTTTTTAAtactgtttttttattttttctaatatCGCGTTGCCTCAAACTCGCAGGCTGTTCAAGATCCAAAAGAAAATCTACTCGGGCGTGGTGCAACTCGATCATTTCCTTCACAACGAATGGACCTTCCTTAACTCCAAGATGCTGGACATTTTGTCGAAGGAAGTTCCGCCGGCGGAACGTGAGATCTTTGGCTTCAACTTTGATAATTTCAAAATGGAACAATTCTTCGAGTGAGTTCGACGTTAGATACGAGCTTGTACATCGATCATCGAGCTTTTTAAATGGTTCTTCTTCCTACGAACAGGAACTGCTTGATCGGGGCGAAGCGTTACCTCCTGCACGAGGACTTGAATCGAATAGAAGAGGCGAAACAACATTACAACAGGTACAGGTCGACGAATACCGCGTTAAATATCGATTTCACCCCCGTCGACCCTGTAAATATTCCGCGGCAAGTTTGATCGATTCGCCGATTCGCCCCATTTCTCCCTCCCAAATAACTTGCCGCTTTACGTTCTACGTTCTAGCCGATTTTTCCGCGGTTTAATCTTTCATTTGTTCGTCCGCGTAACGTGTGAACATTACGCAACGCGATTACATTCGCACCCTCGTCGGAGTCGTCAGACGCGATAGTAAGAGCGACGCGAAGTGACGTTCGATAGCGGGAATTTCCCACTCGGAAACGTCGAGTTTCCACGATTCTCCTTCTGCCGTGGTATTTTTAGACGCATACCATGTTAATTTTACCACATTCGCGGCTCGACTTTCGGTCAATTTTAGAGAGGACACGACGAACGAACGGATAAACACGGCAACGACAACGCTTTGATTTTCAATGTTGCAGGATGATGTTCATCGACCGGATATTCAACGCGTGCATGGTGATATTGATAACCTGGCTGGTGTTTAAAACCGGCCTCTTTTCGTACATTGCCGAATCGATCGGTCGTCTCTTCGACGGATCGTTTCTGGAGGAGTAATGTCCTCGAATAATCGTGattaataaaaggaaatataaaaagtagaaaataatttgcaaaatttatctCCTGTTTCCCCCGATAAGATCCTTCTGATCGCTCGCACAACACGACCGTCGCGTGTCGTGCGAGTGCCGTGGAATCGCTTCGTGGTATCCCTTCTCCTCGACGCGTTCTTTCCACCGCCAGCTCTCActgtttccatttctttttcttttcgcgtTTACTCGCGGCGACGATACGCGACAGACTGTCCACGGTAGAACGTGGAAACGAGCCGAGCGGAAAGTGTGACCGAGTGAAAAGCGAGCAACGAGTGCGATTAACCAACGGTACCGAGAGTAAACAGTGACGTGGAAAGGAAAATCGGTTCGGCGAAAGATTTCGGATCTGAAAGATCGCAGGCGGGATCGCGATCGCGATCGTGAACGCAAATGGAAGTTGGAACGACGTCATAGATAGGTTGCGCATGCGTGGCCGCTATCGCGAGTCAGACGAAAATATAATCTTGTTTTACGCGCTAACATTTGTACACAGAGGCTTTGCGAGAAAAACC
It contains:
- the LOC117600977 gene encoding dynein axonemal intermediate chain 7 homolog — its product is MKKKKGEKGSPKAKGKSEKTERTPTDVEEPEIKDRMIKDMREEIRLEEYNEKEKPRLETEEAAIRLKQLEQTARVLSSHRKAYAEYERILEQQERWARYMTCDGLPDPGSLSETNAFVYLWSLEEEEATMDTVEERCRVITRLLSKLEEIAGFSSAVTEKYEAEYKEIASELRRRLQRWIDFACYHLLRNIEANMIREDTKTTRYVRATNNAVCCFWAPIILPVGLKRPITAKEQKSIEIRFAEMDATIKLPVDVDCHRMAIRGLWLTYDHYSMETRSYRIPQLPDRLLELWGSFPDLVEFERKELEEKLRIWEEQAEGRRLRLEEKQAILERIVNPPPVAPVKRGNKRGRKKTPRSPGKDQAMSPASLLPLKTELLPYLPTANEIIREREDDARLEVRKLLFTRCETTEVNLRKYRILGGVFRVDLLYQPPQPKDLGKETYLTSLELPKEPKFVAFSRRYETPQPAPDSERTPEVIEAEMKALEAAMEALVLITLRLPSSILWFEPPLIAQWIPEKEIWSTKHVHDVKFNEEQQTIAFRSGRLGVHGLAAYKFSNLPFQSWEMKPESGKSGRDYGGVVLGITAATVQAEFVIREDRVCLNSLTGHANNPLKGILGEYDELERLIERLQQLGCDLFPDRDAVAYLTGINTKHPAAENHLRQCMAILSTTYTFAWSRWNATRDFRQIVLQFKEMHGCVAKELTNQTLLVTPSRTMRVRCTEVSPEFSDLPYDDQSTGEYYADLYQLALNTAGIKTRLSMKRISYKLVSTVVRLLERTNVIGMSS
- the Syt7 gene encoding synaptotagmin 7 isoform X1, translating into MERKAVILIAVFGTVGGLAVLAVLGLAAWLFLRAKQKSKQRGEDFEQQDEHGDGYSVDRNGKLTKKNGFLSLKTPLISTKAFGAQLETTGSPANKSATSTDGSGGAGGSGSAVRGTAGGAGASGSASGAIGIAGSSGSGSASASGSGVGNANAGIGACANAISGSGAGGVVAAGAEPRTPTAGAQNKQLQNVKGDHPSKAFMQSRSMSLVDMYIDNSEPSENVGQIHFSLEYDFQNTTLILRIIQGKDLPAKDLSGTSDPYVRVTLLPDKKHRLETKIKRRTLNPRWNETFYFEGFPIQKLQSRVLHLHVFDYDRFSRDDSIGEMFLPLCQVDFSEKPSFWKALKPPAKDKCGELLCSLCYHPSNSILTLTLLKARNLKAKDINGKSDPYVKVWLQFGDKRIEKRKTPIFKCTLNPVFNEVFSFNVPWEKIRECSLDVMVMDFDNIGRNELIGRIQLAGKNGSGASETKHWQDMITKPRQTIVQWHRLKPE
- the LOC117600985 gene encoding putative fatty acyl-CoA reductase CG5065 encodes the protein MFTSSAKDKKSRDLEKSSIAAFYAGRSIFVTGATGFLGKVLIEKLLRSCPDVREIFMLMRPKNGLSIDDRLRKMLQLPLFDKLREEKPSSFEKLIPVLGDTSQEGLGLPTIERRVITDRVSIIFHVAANVRFDENLKKDIISNTRSTRDVCILAGSMKNLVALLHVSSAFAQADKPVVDEVVYPPITNWRDTVKMVETLDEQTLRIFSSKYLGSMPNTYTFSKRLAEQVIDDYSKDLPCVIFRPSIVVSTLEDPMSGWLDNFNGPVGMLIGGGKGLLRVICVDPTASSDYLPVDVAIKAMLTCAWKRGLQTITKDPSVHVYNCTSYQVRRIVIQELVSMGLRINEKIPLEGTIWYPRTHLTSNRFIHYVMTLLVHLLPALVIDGALKLSGRKPMLFKIQKKIYSGVVQLDHFLHNEWTFLNSKMLDILSKEVPPAEREIFGFNFDNFKMEQFFENCLIGAKRYLLHEDLNRIEEAKQHYNRMMFIDRIFNACMVILITWLVFKTGLFSYIAESIGRLFDGSFLEE
- the Syt7 gene encoding synaptotagmin 7 isoform X2; translation: MEIAASAMLDGLKNNRISKLALSRFLSQSLAQLETTGSPANKSATSTDGSGGAGGSGSAVRGTAGGAGASGSASGAIGIAGSSGSGSASASGSGVGNANAGIGACANAISGSGAGGVVAAGAEPRTPTAGAQNKQLQNVKGDHPSKAFMQSRSMSLVDMYIDNSEPSENVGQIHFSLEYDFQNTTLILRIIQGKDLPAKDLSGTSDPYVRVTLLPDKKHRLETKIKRRTLNPRWNETFYFEGFPIQKLQSRVLHLHVFDYDRFSRDDSIGEMFLPLCQVDFSEKPSFWKALKPPAKDKCGELLCSLCYHPSNSILTLTLLKARNLKAKDINGKSDPYVKVWLQFGDKRIEKRKTPIFKCTLNPVFNEVFSFNVPWEKIRECSLDVMVMDFDNIGRNELIGRIQLAGKNGSGASETKHWQDMITKPRQTIVQWHRLKPE